In Panulirus ornatus isolate Po-2019 chromosome 13, ASM3632096v1, whole genome shotgun sequence, the genomic window atatatattcatgtatatatgaatcTCTCACATGTTCCACTCTCTCCGGCTCAGCACCCAGCTGGTCGCCAGTCTTAATGTGATCAATGCGCCCCATTCTGTGTGAGCCATGTAGGATCTGCAGACAACCGTTCTCGCGTGTGCAGTCATCGATCGGGATGAAGACGGTGCCCAAATCCGGATACATGACGCTGTTGTTGTACCAGTACCTGGAAGGGAATCCAAACAGGTTCTTTAGCGTTCGTGTAACAAAGACGTGGTGTTATGAATATTGAGGTAGCGTTCGTGTAACAAAGACGTGGTGTTATGAACATGGAGTTATCGTTCGTGGAACAAAGACGTGGTGTTATGAACATTGAGGTATCGTTCGTGTAACAAAGACGTGGTGTTATGAACATTGAGGTATCGTTCGTGTAACAAAGACGTGGTGTTATGAACATGGAGGTATATGCTTCCGACGTAGTTGAAGTGGATTCTATGGAGACAAGTGAGACCCGATTCTGAGTAAATGGGTTTAAATGCCATTGAGATCCAGCATTTCTCACTGGTTGAACCATCTTtttgtggaggaggagaaagtggtAGCGTTTTTTAATAAACTCACGCAGCGTTAAGTTTGATGAAATCCTTTTGTCAAATGACTTTAACGCTTCTCTTAATGTACCAAGACATGTGAGATCTACAAGAATGACTTTAACCTTTTCTCAACTGAGGAGATGGTGGCAGAATAGCAAGTGTAGTACATTTCTTTAGGGAATACTTCCTTCACTGCCTCCACCAGTGAACTCTGCATAGCAGTCACTGTTCATAACCCCTGAGTAAAGCCACTAGTCACTGCTACTGTGCCTTGTCACCATGTATGGCCACTGTTCACAACGACTTACCACAGCTATGGTGCCACGAACACTGCCCCTGTCATCTATCCTGACCCTCCGTCACTGCATAGAGGCAGTGCCAAATGTCACTGCCCGAAGAAACTGCACGGTGAAAGTGTCCAGAAGTATTACCCACAGTCATTCCCCACAGCCTCTCCAGTGAGCACAGGCCCTACAGCAACTACCCACAGGATCTGCAGTGAGCACAGGCCCCATAACAACTCACATACCCTTCAATGATCCGGTGCTCACAGTATTTGCCCACAGGCAATACAGATTTACCTGCCCACCGCAACTCCTCACAGACCCTTCAATGATCCAGTGCCCACAGTACCTGCCCACAGGCAATACAGACTTACCTGCCCACAGCTGCTTACCCATAATCTTGATGCCAGACGAACGCTCCTCCGGTTTTGCCATCCTTCATGGTAACTTTACTGTGGTAATGGTAGACCTCGTCTCCTCCCATCAGCTGACGACATGTAAACAAAAGTCAGCTGACGACATGTAAACAAAAGTCAGCTGATGACATGTAAACAAAAGACGGCTGATCGTCGATGTGCTAAGGTATGATTACAGTGATAATGGAAATATGACATTGTTGTTAATATATTtattgtgatcatatatatatatatatatatatatatatatatatatatatatatgcacacacgtctGCTcgctcctctccatctctctcaaaTATAACaactacaaatgaaaaaaaaaaaaagaaagaagaaaagcgaGGGAGGAAAAACGGAAAAGAAAGAAGCCTTCATAAGCCTTCAGAGTGACAAGTAATGGGAAGTAAGTGGCTGTTCTCAGGCCTGACGAATTGGAGCCCCTCTGACGTGTCAGATGTTAGTGAGGACGCTCATATGAGGTGAGACCTTATGAGATCCTTCCACgtgtaaccctccctccctccctcacagctgtTCCCGAGATATGAATGAGCAGAGCAAAACAATTTCGTCGGgggtatgagacacacacacacacacacacacacacacacacgcagagtctctctctcttctctctctctctctctctctctctctctctctctctctctctctctctctctctctctctctctctctctctccatctacctatccatctatctatctatttatctacctcacCTGCTCTATGGTGCCGGCCACCCTCTGTATCCTGGGCAACACCCCGCTCAGGTCGTGTCCCGGATGGTTCCAAATACTCTGCATAACGCGTCTGCTGTTGCCGTCGTGCCTCCCGAAGGCATAGCGCATGATGCCCTTGCTGTTGCTCACGGCTCGCCGCACCTTCTGCACCTCCTTCTGCGTCAGCATGCCCCTGGGAAGGCGAAAAAGGGAGGTGGGGAAAAGGGGCGACTATAGCATTCTCTTCCTCTaacacaggtttttttttttttactttcaaacTAAAACGTTTGAGGATGAGATGCAGTTGTGAACGTTTTTATTGACTGTTCCTTTCCAGTAATGTGGATTTAACTTACACAGCAAACGTTTCAAGTTGGGATGAGGGTTTGAAACGTTGCCAGCTCATGTTCGTTCTATTTGTGTGGCTTTAACGCACACAACAAACGTTTGAAGTTGAGGTGAAATCTAAAACAGAtccattcctctttttttcccctacgtTACTGTGGCTCTAACTTATGCAGGAAACGTTTGAAGCCCAGGCGAAATTTAA contains:
- the LOC139752915 gene encoding L-proline trans-4-hydroxylase-like; this translates as MAEDSVFTYDPLAWTVTPAMKEAFDKNGYILVRGMLTQKEVQKVRRAVSNSKGIMRYAFGRHDGNSRRVMQSIWNHPGHDLSGVLPRIQRVAGTIEQLMGGDEVYHYHSKVTMKDGKTGGAFVWHQDYGYWYNNSVMYPDLGTVFIPIDDCTRENGCLQILHGSHRMGRIDHIKTGDQLGAEPERVEHAKKVLPHLYVEMKAGDMLFFHCNLLHTSDQNSSDLRRWVFISCFNKRSNNPYKEHHHPCYTPMSKLPDSSLLECSEEENLEGKWFMLIEEDHSVNGTKVH